The Vicinamibacterales bacterium genome has a segment encoding these proteins:
- a CDS encoding toprim domain-containing protein → MTGFTRVLVDGGLAVPKLMDCRRHGPGSGAELFVVEGDSAAGTVALVRDAETQAVLPMQGKPMNAVKASPEKVVANPWFQALTQAMGAGDGPAFDLARVRYERVVLLMDADADGIHCAALMCLYFYRRMWPLLAERRVSVAHPPLACLSSDQLPRPLYVFTEPEYRQATQDLRAVGHDLQVVRYRGLAGVDLEALATASVRPATRTLQALGRADADAMMRVLGRGEPQPTLF, encoded by the coding sequence GTGACGGGCTTCACCCGCGTGCTGGTCGACGGCGGACTGGCGGTGCCGAAGCTGATGGACTGCCGCCGCCACGGCCCGGGCTCCGGTGCGGAGCTCTTCGTGGTCGAAGGCGACAGCGCGGCTGGCACCGTGGCGCTGGTACGCGACGCGGAGACGCAGGCCGTGCTCCCGATGCAGGGCAAGCCGATGAACGCCGTGAAGGCGTCGCCGGAGAAGGTGGTGGCGAACCCGTGGTTCCAGGCGCTCACCCAGGCCATGGGCGCCGGCGACGGCCCGGCGTTCGACCTGGCCCGGGTCCGCTACGAGCGGGTGGTCCTGCTGATGGACGCGGACGCCGACGGCATCCACTGCGCCGCGTTGATGTGTCTCTACTTCTATCGTCGGATGTGGCCGCTCCTGGCCGAGCGGCGCGTGTCGGTCGCCCATCCGCCGCTCGCGTGCCTCTCGAGCGACCAGTTGCCGAGACCGCTCTACGTCTTCACCGAGCCGGAGTACCGGCAGGCCACCCAGGATCTGCGCGCGGTGGGCCACGACCTGCAAGTGGTGCGCTACCGTGGCCTGGCCGGCGTGGACCTGGAGGCGCTGGCCACGGCCTCGGTGCGTCCGGCCACGCGCACCCTGCAGGCCCTGGGCCGCGCCGATGCCGACGCCATGATGCGCGTGCTGGGGCGCGGCGAGCCGCAGCCCACGTTGTTTTGA
- a CDS encoding alpha/beta hydrolase — MPVGYSDLTRAALDRQLSPSRSAKDFAGVLRRHQRATAALDRAPGLVVSRDVSYGPRARERVDLVRPAGRAPIACLVYFHGGFWQEGDKAGSGFAAEALAARGWALAAVGYTLAPDLRLRDIVQEAAAAVVHLARESGPLELEGAPLVLSGHSAGGHLAAAVACGMGGGEASHAVAGLVLVSGVYDLAPIAASYVNDRVGLDAAEIEALSPLTAAPVGDIPVHVLVGADEPEAFLRQSDALIEAWGPRLSRLTSHRAPGRDHFDVLDELADPASPTFAAMMTMAASAGGAV; from the coding sequence ATGCCCGTCGGCTACTCCGACCTGACGCGCGCGGCCCTCGACCGTCAGCTGTCGCCCAGCCGGTCGGCGAAGGACTTCGCGGGGGTGCTGCGGCGGCACCAGCGGGCCACCGCCGCCCTCGACCGCGCGCCCGGCCTCGTCGTGTCCCGCGACGTCTCGTACGGACCGCGCGCCCGTGAACGCGTCGACCTGGTGCGCCCCGCCGGTCGCGCGCCCATCGCCTGCCTGGTCTACTTCCATGGCGGGTTCTGGCAGGAAGGCGACAAGGCCGGCTCGGGGTTCGCCGCGGAGGCGCTCGCGGCGCGCGGCTGGGCGCTGGCGGCCGTCGGCTACACGCTGGCGCCGGATCTCCGGCTGCGCGACATCGTGCAGGAGGCCGCCGCCGCGGTCGTCCACCTCGCGCGCGAGTCGGGACCGCTCGAGCTGGAGGGCGCGCCTCTCGTTCTGAGCGGGCACTCGGCGGGCGGGCACCTGGCCGCGGCCGTCGCCTGTGGGATGGGAGGCGGCGAGGCGTCGCATGCCGTGGCGGGGCTGGTGCTCGTGAGCGGCGTGTACGACCTGGCGCCGATTGCGGCGTCCTACGTGAACGACCGCGTCGGCCTCGACGCCGCCGAGATCGAGGCGCTGTCGCCGCTCACGGCGGCGCCCGTGGGGGACATCCCCGTGCACGTGCTGGTGGGCGCCGACGAGCCCGAGGCGTTCCTGCGCCAGTCCGACGCCCTCATCGAGGCGTGGGGGCCCAGGCTCTCGCGCCTCACCAGCCATCGCGCACCCGGACGCGACCACTTCGACGTGCTGGACGAACTGGCGGACCCTGCCTCCCCGACCTTCGCGGCCATGATGACGATGGCGGCGTCCGCAGGAGGCGCGGTGTGA
- a CDS encoding carbon-nitrogen hydrolase family protein yields the protein MPAAPFTAAVAQLASVPYDPGASALKAAAAIREAAGQGARLVVFPEAFIGGYPKGASFGAPVGLRTAGGREAFRRYFEAAIDLDGPEVAALAEATAETGAFVVIGVIERDGGTLYCTALYLDGARGVVGTHRKLMPTAAERLIWGYGDGSTMPAFRTDMGVIGAVICWENYMPALRMHMYSQGVTLYCAPTADDRDTWLPSMRHIALEGRCFVLTACQHITRAAYGPDHESALGDAPDTVMMRGGSAIVGPLGQVLAGPDFSGETMLYATLDPADIARGKYDFDATGHYARPDVFQLTVDTRAKRAVSGA from the coding sequence ATGCCCGCCGCGCCGTTCACCGCCGCCGTCGCCCAGCTCGCCTCCGTGCCGTACGATCCCGGCGCCTCGGCGCTGAAGGCGGCTGCGGCCATCCGCGAGGCCGCCGGGCAGGGTGCCCGGCTGGTCGTGTTCCCCGAGGCCTTCATCGGCGGCTATCCCAAGGGCGCCAGTTTCGGCGCGCCCGTCGGCCTGAGGACGGCCGGCGGCCGCGAGGCGTTCCGTCGCTACTTCGAGGCCGCCATCGATCTCGACGGGCCCGAGGTGGCCGCGCTCGCCGAGGCCACGGCCGAGACCGGCGCGTTCGTCGTCATCGGCGTGATCGAGCGCGACGGCGGCACCCTGTACTGCACGGCGCTCTATCTGGACGGCGCACGCGGCGTGGTCGGTACGCACCGCAAGCTCATGCCCACCGCCGCCGAGCGGCTCATCTGGGGCTACGGGGACGGCTCGACGATGCCGGCCTTCCGGACGGACATGGGCGTCATCGGCGCCGTCATCTGCTGGGAGAACTACATGCCCGCCCTGCGGATGCACATGTACAGCCAGGGCGTCACCCTCTACTGCGCGCCGACGGCCGACGATCGCGACACCTGGCTGCCGTCGATGCGGCACATCGCGCTCGAGGGCCGGTGTTTCGTCCTCACCGCCTGCCAGCACATCACGCGGGCGGCGTACGGCCCCGATCACGAGAGCGCGCTCGGCGACGCGCCGGACACGGTGATGATGCGCGGCGGGTCCGCCATCGTCGGCCCGCTGGGCCAGGTGCTGGCCGGCCCCGACTTCTCGGGCGAGACGATGCTCTACGCCACGCTCGATCCGGCCGACATCGCCCGCGGGAAATACGACTTCGACGCGACCGGGCACTACGCGCGGCCCGACGTGTTCCAGCTCACGGTGGACACGCGCGCGAAGCGCGCCGTGAGCGGCGCCTGA
- a CDS encoding methyltransferase domain-containing protein, with translation MRIDERTVARQYETGGLLGSLRAALTAQGLAPDTISVDDLAPADEFHMGGRQATKEFHAQLGWQSGQRLLDVGCGIGGAARYVASRYGVDVTGLDLTAEFVETGNEVSRWVGLSDRVALRQGSALAPPFGDQAFDGAYMMHVGMNIADKPALFAGLARVLRPGGTFGVYDVMRAGDGAVPYPVPWAESGATCALASPADYEDALAAAGFEIAARRDRREFALEFFHRMRAAMAGADGPPPIGLHLILGANAALKVRHMIEALTEGVIAPVEMIAVRRA, from the coding sequence ATGCGCATCGACGAACGCACGGTGGCCAGGCAGTACGAGACAGGAGGGCTGCTCGGCTCACTGCGCGCGGCCTTGACCGCCCAGGGCCTGGCCCCCGACACGATCTCCGTGGACGACCTGGCGCCGGCCGACGAGTTCCACATGGGCGGACGCCAGGCGACGAAGGAGTTCCATGCGCAGCTGGGCTGGCAATCCGGGCAACGGCTGCTGGACGTCGGGTGCGGGATCGGCGGCGCCGCACGCTACGTGGCCTCCCGTTACGGCGTCGATGTCACGGGCCTCGATCTGACGGCGGAGTTCGTCGAGACGGGCAACGAGGTGAGCCGCTGGGTGGGCCTCTCGGACCGCGTGGCCCTGCGGCAGGGCAGCGCGCTGGCGCCGCCGTTCGGCGACCAGGCCTTCGACGGCGCCTACATGATGCACGTGGGCATGAACATCGCCGACAAGCCGGCCCTCTTCGCGGGCCTGGCCCGCGTGCTCCGTCCCGGAGGCACCTTCGGGGTCTACGACGTGATGCGGGCCGGCGACGGCGCCGTGCCCTACCCCGTGCCCTGGGCCGAATCCGGCGCGACCTGCGCGCTGGCCTCGCCCGCCGACTACGAGGACGCGCTCGCGGCCGCCGGCTTCGAGATCGCGGCCAGGCGGGATCGCCGGGAGTTCGCGCTGGAGTTCTTCCATCGGATGCGCGCGGCCATGGCGGGCGCGGACGGTCCGCCGCCGATCGGTCTGCACCTCATCCTCGGGGCGAACGCCGCGCTGAAGGTGCGCCACATGATCGAGGCGCTGACCGAGGGCGTCATCGCGCCCGTCGAGATGATCGCCGTCCGTCGCGCCTGA
- a CDS encoding BON domain-containing protein, whose translation MRSWLLVGTLAVTVAACQQSPDIEGMATAALERAALQDEVDAAYDESSQVVRLTGTVDTSSERDRALEAVRASVGNRAQIANEIVVEGIQAEMADDLDSGIEERFDTQWKAAPEAKNADVDLRVENGVVTLTGEVSTDAAKTRAEGVARTIPGVKDVVNALEVNAERRDTMRER comes from the coding sequence ATGCGAAGCTGGCTGTTGGTTGGCACACTCGCCGTCACCGTGGCTGCGTGTCAGCAGTCTCCAGATATCGAGGGCATGGCGACCGCCGCCCTCGAACGCGCCGCGCTCCAGGACGAGGTGGACGCGGCCTACGACGAGTCCAGCCAGGTCGTCCGCCTGACGGGCACCGTCGACACGTCGAGCGAACGCGACCGGGCGCTCGAGGCCGTGCGTGCGTCGGTCGGGAACCGCGCGCAGATCGCGAACGAGATCGTCGTCGAGGGGATCCAGGCCGAGATGGCGGACGACCTCGACAGCGGCATCGAGGAGCGCTTCGACACCCAGTGGAAGGCGGCGCCCGAGGCGAAGAACGCCGACGTCGATCTGCGGGTCGAGAACGGCGTCGTGACCCTCACGGGCGAGGTCTCCACCGACGCGGCCAAGACGCGGGCCGAAGGGGTCGCCCGCACCATCCCGGGCGTGAAGGACGTCGTGAACGCGCTCGAGGTGAACGCCGAACGGCGCGACACGATGCGCGAGCGGTAG